The Paracoccus sp. MA DNA segment CTACGGCCTCGACCGCGGCCTGGGCGGCGGGAACGTCGCGCGCGACTATGACGCCGACGTGCCCTTCACCCCGGCCTGGGCCGAGCGCATCACCGGCGTGCGCCGCGACAAGATCATCCAGGTGGCGCGGGAATTCGCCGCCAATGCCGAAAAGACCAGCGGGCGGTCGATGGTCATCATCGGCGCGGCGATGAACCACTGGTTCCACATGGACATGAACTATCGCGCCGTCATCAACATGCTGGTGATGTGCGGCTGCGTCGGCCAGTCCGGCGGCGGCTGGGCGCATTACGTCGGCCAGGAAAAGCTGCGCCCGCAGACCGGCTGGACGGCGCTGGCCTTCGCGCTGGACTGGGCGCGGCCGCCGCGGCACATGAATTCGACCTCGGCCTTCTACGCCCATACCGACCAGTGGCGCTACGAGACGGTGAGCGCCAGGGAGATCCTCTCGCCCACCGCGCCGGCAGGCGACTGGGACCGGCTGAGCCTGATCGATTACAACATCCGGGCCGAGCGGATGGGCTGGCTGCCCTCGGCGCCACAGCTGCGCCAGAACCCGCTGGAGGTGGGCCGCGCCGCCAAGGCCGAGGGCATCGCGGTCAAGGATTACGTCGCCCGCGAGTTGAAATCCGGCCGGCTGGAAATGTCCTGCGAGGACCCGGACGCGCCCGAGAACTGGCCGCGGAACCTGTTCGTCTGGCGCTCGAACCTGCTGGGGTCCTCGGGCAAGGGGCACGAGTATTTCCTCAAGCACCTTCTGGGCACCGATCACGGCGTGCAGGGCAAGGACCTGGGCGAGGAAGGCGGCGTGAAGCCCGTCGAGGCCGCCTGGCACGACCGGGCGCCCGAGGGCAAGCTGGACCTGCTGGTCACCATCGACTTCCGCATGTCCACCACCGCGGTCTATGCCGACATCGTCCTGCCGACCGCCAGCTGGTACGAAAAGGACGACATGAACACCTCGGACATGCATCCGTTCATCCACCCGCTGCAGGCGGCGGTGGACCCGGCCTACGAATCGCGGACCGACTGGGAGATCTTCAAGTCCATCGCCCGCAAGTTCTCGGAGATCGCGCCCGAGGTGCTGGGGGTCGAGACGGACGTGGTGCAGCTGCCCCTGCAGCATGACAGCCCCGGCGAGATCGCCCAGCCCTTCGTGCAGGACTGGAAGCGGGGCGAATGCGAGCTGATCCCCGGCAAGACCGCGCCGGCCTATATCGAGGTGACGCGCGACTATCCGAACCTCTACCGGCGCTTCACCGCGCTGGGGCCGCTGATGGAGAAGCTGGGCAATGGCGGCAAGGGTATCAGCTGGGACACCAGGGACGAGGTGCATCACCTGCAGGCGCTCAACGGTCGGGTGACCGAAGAGGGCCCGACCAAGGGCATGGCGCGGATCGAGACGGCCATCGATGCCGCCGAAGTGGTGCTGATGCTGGCCCCCGAGACCAATGGCGAGGTGGCGGTCAAGGCCTGGCAGGCGCTTGGCCGCGCCACCGGGCTCGACCACAAGCACCTGGCCGAGGTCAAGGAGGACGAGAAGATCCGCTTCCGCGACATCGCCGCCCAGCCGAGGAAGATCATCTCCTCGCCCACCTGGTCGGGCATCGAAAGCGAGGAGGTCTGCTACAATGCCGGCTGGACCAACGTGCACGAGCTGATCCCGTGGCGCACCGTCACCGGCCGCCAGCAGCTTTATCAGGACCACGAATGGATGCGCGCCTTTGGCGAGGCCTTCGTCACCTGGCGCCCGCCGGTCGATCTGAAGACCATCGGCGCGGATGCCCGGAAATCGCTGGCCGCCGGCGAGAAGCACGTGGTGCTGAACTTCCTGACCCCGCACCAGAAATGGGGCATCCATTCCACCTATTCCGACAACCTGCTGATGCTGACGCTGAACCGGGGCGGCCCGGTGGTCTGGATCTCGGAGATCGACGCGCAGAAGGCCGGGCTGGTCGATAACGACTGGGTCGAGGTCTTCAACAGCAACGGCGTGATCGCCGCCCGCGCGGTGGTCAGCCAGCGCATGAAGGAAGGCAGCATGTTCATGTATCACGCGCAGGAAAAGATCGTGAACACGCCCGGCAGCCAGATCACCGGCAAGCGCGGCGGCATCCACAACTCGGTCACCCGCATCGTGCTGAAGCCGACCCATATGATCGGCGGCTATGCGCAGCTGGCCTATGGCTTCAACTATTACGGCACGGTGGGGGCCAACCGGGACGAATTCGTCATCGTCCGCAAGATGAACAAGGTCGACTGGCTCGATCAGCCCGCAACCCAAGCGACGGAGGCAGCGGAATGAAAGTGCGTGCGCAAATCGGCATGGTGCTGAACCTGGACAAGTGTATCGGCTGCCATACCTGCTCGGTGACCTGCAAGAACGTCTGGACCTCGCGCGAGGGCGTCGAATACGCTTGGTTCAACAATGTCGAGACCAAGCCCGGCATCGGCTATCCCAAGGATTGGGAGAACCAGAGGCGCTGGAACGGCGGCTGGGTGCGGACGAAATCCGGCCATCTGCAACCCAGGCAGGGCGGCAAGTGGCGGATCCTGGCGAATATCTTCGCCAATCCCGACCTGCCCGAGATCGACGATTTCTACGAGCCCTTCGATTTCGACTACGATCACCTGAAATCCGCGCCCGAGATGCAGGCCTTCCCGACCGCCCGGCCGCGTTCGAAGATCAGCGGCCAGCGGATGGAGAAGATCGAATGGGGCCCGAACTGGGAGGAAATCCTGGGCGGCGAGTTCGAGAAACGCAGCAAGGACTATAATTTCGAGGGCGTGCAGAAGGACATCTACGGGGAATATGAAAACACCTTCATGATGTATCTGCCGAGGCTGTGCGAGCATTGCCTCAATCCGGCCTGCGTCGCCTCCTGCCCCTCGGGCGCGATCTACAAGCGCGAGGAGGACGGCGTGGTGCTGATCGACCAGGACAAGTGCCGGGGCTGGCGGATGTGCGTCTCGGGCTGCCCCTACAAGAAGATCTATTACAACTGGTCCACCGGGAAGTCGGAAAAATGCATCCTGTGCTATCCGCGCCTTGAATCGGGCCAGCCCACGGTCTGTTCGGAAACCTGCGTCGGCCGCATCCGCTATCTGGGCGTGATGCTTTACGATGCCGACAAGATCGCCGAGGCGGCCGCATCCGAAAGCGAGATGGACCTTTACGACGCGCAGCTCGGCGTCTTCCTGGACCCCAATGACCCCGAGGTGATCGCTGCCGCCCGCGCCGAGGGCGTGCCCGAGGACTGGATCAGGGGCGCGCAGAAATCGCCGATCTGGAAGATGGCGATGGAGTGGAAGATCGCCTTCCCCCTGCATCCCGAATACCGCACCCTGCCGATGGTCTGGTATGTGCCGCCGCTGTCGCCGATCCAGAACGCCGCCGAGGCGGGCAAGATCGCCGCGCAGGACGACATGCCCGACGTGCGCAGCCTGCGCATCCCGCTGCGCTACCTGGCGAACATGCTGACCGCGGGCGACGAGGCGCCGGTGGCGGCGGCGCTGGAGCGGATGCTGGCCATGCGCAGCTACATGCGCTCGAAGACCATCGACGGTGTGGTGAATCTGGGCGTCGCCAAGCGCGTCGGCCTGACCCCGCAGCAGATCGACGAGATGTATCACCTGCTCGCCATCGCCAATTACGAGGACCGCTTCGTCATCCCGACCACGCATCGCGAGATCGTCGAGGACGCCTATGACCTGCGCGGCGGCTGCGGCTTTACCGACGGGCATGGCTGCTCGTCCGGCAACAGCCCCTCGCTTTTCGGCGGCAAGAAGTTCCGCAGCCCGCAGGAGTTCATCGCATGAAAAGCTTCAAGGCCCTTTCGGCGCTGCTTTCCTATCCCGGCGAGGAGCTGATCGCCGCGCTGCCCGAAATCGACGCCGTGCTGCATGCCGAGGGGCTGCTTGGCCCCAAGCGCATGGAAGAACTCGGCCAGCTGCTGCAGGAACTGCGGCAGGGCGACCTCTACGACCTGCAGGAACGCTATGTGCTGCTCTTCGACCGCTCGCGCAGCCTGTCGCTGAACCTGTTCGAGCATGTGCACGGCGAAGGCCGCGACCGCGGCGGCGCCATGGTGGACCTGCTCGAGACCTATCGCGCCGGCGGCTTCGATCTGGCGGGGTCGGAGCTGCCCGACCATCTGCCGGTGCTGCTGGAATACCTGTCGACCCGGCCCTTGCCCGAGGCCGAGGCGCTTCTGGCCGATGCCGCGCCCATCCTCGTCGCGCTGGCCGAGCGTCTGACCCGGCGCGAGACGGCCTATGCCGCCGTGCTTGCCGCGCTGGTCGCGCTGGTGGTGACCGAGCCCGCCGAACTGCCCGAGGACCTGGCCGCCGTCCCCGACGACGACCCCGAGGATCTGGCGGCGCTCGATGCCGTCTGGGAGGAGGCGCAGGTCACTTTCGGCCCCGATCCCAATGCCGGCTGCCCGGTCAGCCGCGACATCCTGGCCCGCATGGACGCCCCGCGCGTCCCCAACCCGGCGCAATGAGCAGGAGGCGCAGATGAACAACTTCCTTTTCGGCATCTACCCCTATATCGCCATCACGGTGATGATCCTCGGCTCGATCATCCGCTACGATCAGGACCCGTTCAGCTGGAAGTCGAAATCCAGCCAGATCCTGCGGCGGCGGCAATTCGTCATCGGCTCGGTCCTGTTCCATGTCGGCGTGCTGGTGATCTTCTTCGGCCATCTGGTCGGGCTTCTGACCCCGATCGCGGTCTTCGACGCCATCGGCATCAGCCATGGCGCCAAGCAGGTGCTGGCCATGACCGCAGGCGGCATCGCCGGGGTCATGGCGCTGGTCGGCGGCGGGATGCTGCTGCATCGCCGGCTTTACGATCCGCGGGTGCGCGCCCATACCACCCTGGCCGATACCGGCATCCTGGTGCTGCTGGTCGCGCAGCTGGTGCTGGGGCTCATGACCATCCTGGTCTCGATGCAGCATCTGGACGGGCATGAAATGACGCTGCTGATGTCCTGGGCGCAGGGCATCGCCTATTTCCGCGCCGGGGCGGCCGAGCATCTGGCCAATGTGCATTGGCTCTTCAAGCTGCATATCCTGCTGGGCCTGACCATCTTCCTGCTGTTCCCCTTCACCCGGCTGGTGCACATGATCTCGGCCCCGCTGCGCTATCTGTGGCGGCCGGGCTATCAGATCGTGCGCTCCAGGCGTCATCCGGCGGAGTGACGGCGATGCAGATGAAACCGCTCTTGCCGCCGGTCGTCGTGAACGGCGTGACCATCGACCCCGGCCGCATTGCGGCCGAGGCGCAGAACCATCCCGCGCCCAAGGGCAAGCCCGGCCATGCCTGGCGGGCCGCCGCGCGGGCGCTGGCGGTGCGCGAGCTTCTGTTGCAAGAGGCGCGCGCCCGGGGCATCGCCGCCGAGCCGGCCGAGCTTGCCCCCGGCCAGTGGGAGACCGAGGAGGAGGCGGCGATCCGCGCCCTGCTGGACCGGGCCATCCGTCCCGAGCCCGCAGACGAGGCGGCGCTGGCCGCGCATTACGCCGCCCATCCCGAACAGTTCCGCGCGCCCTCGCTCTACGAGGCGGCGCATATCCTGTTCGCCGCCGCGCCGGACGACGCCCCGGCGCGTGCCGAGGCGCGCGCCCGGGCCGAGGCGGTGCTGGCCGAGCTGAGCGCCGCGCCGCGCCGCTTTGCCGAACTGGCCGCGCATCACAGCGCCTGTTCGTCGAAGACCGCCGGCGGGATGCTGGGGCAGCTGAGCTCGGGCGATACCGTGCCCGAGTTCGATGCCGTGCTGGCCGGCATGGAGGAGGGGACGCTGGCGCTGGCCGAGACGCGCTACGGCCTGCATGTCATCCGCCTCGACGCCCGGGCGCGGGGCGAGGTGCTGCCTTTCGCAGCCGTGCTGCCGCAGCTGCGCCAGGCGCATGACAAGGCGGCCTGGCTGCGCGCCAGCCGCGCCTATGTGGACCGGCTGGTCGCGGGGGCCAGGATCTCCGGCGTCTCCTTCTGGCGCGATGGGGGCATCTGATGCGGCTGGCCTATGTCAGCCTGCCCGGGCGCGGCGCCAACGACCGCTTCCTCGCCGCCATCGCCGGACGGGCGCAGGCGGCGGGGCTGCGGCTGGCCGGGACGGTGCAGACCAACCCGCGGCGCGAGGGGCGCATCAAATGCGACATGGACCTGCGGGTGCTGCCCGACGGCCCGGTGCTGCGCATCAGCGAGGATCGCGGCGACGGTGCGCGCGGCTGCCGGCTGGATGCGGGGGTCCTTGAGGCGGCGGTGCTGGGCGTCGCCGCGGCGCTGCCCGGTGCCGACCTGCTGCTGGTCAACAAGTTCGGCAAGCAGGAATCCGAGGGGCGCGGCTTTGCGCCGCTGATCGCCGAGGCGCTGTCGCGCGGCATCCCGGTCCTGGCCGGGGTGAACGGGCTGAACCTGCCGGCCTTCCGGGCCTTCGCCGACGGGATTGCCACGCCGCTTCCCGCCGATGAGGCGATGGTGCTGGACTGGTGCCGGGCGGCCTGCGCGCCGCATCCCGCCTGAGGCAAGACCCCCATGGCGAAAAGGCCCGGTCCTCGGACCGGGCCTTTTGGCTTTCTCGTCAGGCGGTGCGGCCCGGCCCCGAGACCGGCTTCCTGGCGATCTTCGGCCCCGCCAGCACCGGCAGGTAAAGCAGGGCGAAGCCGCCGAAGGCCAGCAGCCACAGCGTGCCCGACAGATGCAGCAGCCAGACCTGCACCGGAAGCAGTCCGGCCAGCAGCCGCAGCGCCACCGAACCGAGAAGCGCCAGATAAAGCGCCGTGGTGCCGCGCCCGGCATGCAGGGCCCGGCCGCTATGGCCAAGGCTCGCACGGCTCATCACCGCCAAGGTCATCAGCCCGATGGTGCCGGCCAGCCAGACATGCCGCGCCGGCGCCGCCGCGAGCAGCCCGAAACCCGCCGCCGCCTCGGCCCAGAAGCCGAGCGCCAGCAGGGCATAGGCCAGGTGCAGCACCCAGAGCAGCGGCTCGGCCCCGGTCTGCGCGCCCTGCCAGCGCGCCAGCCGCCACAGATGCGCCGCGCCGCAGGCCAGCATCAGCCAGGGCATGGCGGAAGCGTCGGGCGCGGCGACGAAGCCGGCCAGCGTCAGCGCCGTCAGGCCCAGCACCGCACCGTCGCCGCGACCAAAGGCGGCCGGCAGGCGCCCGGCGCCGCGCGCCGCCAGCCAGTTGCGGGTGAAGCTGGGGATGATCCGTCCGCCGATCAGCGCGATCAGGATCAGCGCCGCGGCCAGTCCAAGGCGCATGCCCAGGCCCTCGAAGGCCGCGCCGCCGCGGGCGGCCTCAAGATGAAACAGCGCGTTGCCGGCGGTGAACAGGCCCAGCAGCGCCAGCACCGGCAGGTTGCGCCAGTTCCGGCCGCGCAGGACCTCGCGCGCAAGAAAGGCCAGCAATGCCAGCCCCAGCGCCAGATCGGCCAGCATCACCAGCCGCCAGTCGATCAGCCCCGAGGCCGCGACCGCGACCCGGCCCAGAAGCCACAGCCCGACCAGCCCGGCCAGGGGCGTGCCCATCACCGGCAGCCGCCCGGTCCAGTTCGGTACCGCCGTCAGCAGGAAGCCGGCGATGACCCCGGCCAGGTAGCCGTAAAGGAATTCATGGGCGTGCCAGCTGAACGGGTCGAAGGCCAGCGGCAGGATCTCGGCCCCGCCGAGCATGGCGACCCAGATCGCCATGGCCAGCGCCGCCCAAAGCGCCGAGAGCAGGAAGAACGGCCGGAAACCGTAGCTGAACAGCACCGGGCCGCGATAATTGCGCATGCGTTCCGAGGTGGACATCGCGCGTCTCCGTCAGACATGGATCAGGGGCAGGCGGCGGCACCGGCGCGCGCCTCGAGGAAGCCCTGCGAGAACACCGCGCCGGGCTGGATGCGGCGCAGGTCGGCCAGGGCATCGCGCGCGGAAAGCCCGCTGTCCAGCAGGCGCGCGTAAAGCCCGGCCACGGCCGTGAAATCGCCCGGTTGCGGCGACAGCCGCAGCGCGCCGATGCGGGCCTCGCGCAGGGCGCCGATCTGTCCCGCGACGCTCATATGCGTATAGCTCAGCGTCTGGACGCCGTTCACGGTCAGGAAGGGCTGGCCCTCCAGCGTCTCGACCGTGCGGCCGTCGGGGTCTTCGGCGCAGACGAACTGGCAGCTGTCCTTGGCGCGGTCGTGCAGCCGCGCGTGATAGCAGCGCCCCGAGATCGCCAGCGGCGCCCGGCCATGGCCCCAGACCTCGACCGCGACGCCCGCATCGGCCCCGGCACGAGCAAGATGCGCGACCGAGTCCAGCGGCAGCTCGGGCGGCAGGCAGATGCGGCGCGCGCCTCGCGACGCCAGCCATTCCAGCGTGCCCTCGTTATAGACGTTGACCGTGGGGCCGACCCAGAAGGGCGCACCCTCGGGCAGGTGTTCGAGCGCGGTCAGGTCCGCGATCTCGACCGGCAGGCCCGAGGCGAACAGCTCGGCCGTCTGCCGGCGCTCGCGCTTGAGCGTGATCAGCGTCAGCGTGGACAGCGCCACCTCCTTGCCGGCGGCTTGCAGCACCTCGACCGCGGCGGGGATCTCGTGCTGCCAGAAGGGCAGGCGCTTCGAGCAGACCCATTCGCCGATCACCACCCGCTTGACGGGGGTTTCGGCCAGGCTCCGGTAGAAGTCGCGGACCTGGTCCGCGTTCCAGAAAAAGGCGATGGGGCCGACGGTCAGGTCCATGGTCATCTCCAGGTCTTGGCATAGGCGCCGGTGGTCGCGGCCTGGCCCTCGGTCAGCCGCGCAAGCAGTCCCTCGGGCATGGGCGCGCCCTGTTCGGCGGCCTCGACGGCGGCGCGGAAGGCGCGCACCACCTGCGCCACATAGGCGCGCGAGCGCTGCCGCCCCTCGATCTTCAAGGCGCGGACCCCGGCCTTCTGCAGCGCCGGGATCAGCCGGGTCGCGTCCAGGCTGACCGGATCCTCGAAGATATGGCCGGTCTGGCTGTCCCCCTTGCCGTCGGGCGAGGTGAAGCAGCCCTTGCACAGCGTCGGATAGGGCACCGGCATGCCCTTGGGCGTGCGGTGGATCAGGAAATCGCCCAGCCGCGCCTCGTGATTGCCGCCGACATCGGCATAGGCGACGTGGCTTGCGGGCGAGCAGACGCCGTTCATGTTCGGCGACAGCCCCGTGGCATAGGAGGAGAGCGAGCAGCGCCCCTCGGCCATCACGCAGAGCCCGCCGAAGACGAAGACCTCGGTTTCCACGTCGATCTCGCGGTTGATGGCGGTGATCTCCTCGACCGACAGCACGCGTGGCAGCACCACCCGGCGGATGCCGAAGGTCCGGGCATAGAAGTTGATCGCGTCGGGATTGGCGGCGGCGGCCTGCACCGACAGGTGCAGCCGCAGGCCGGGATGGGCCTCGGCCGCATGGGCGATCAGGCCCAGATCGGCCAGGATCACCGCATCGGCGCCCAGCCGGGCGGCGTCGGCCACGGCGCGGTGCCACAGCGTCTGGTCGCCGGCGCGCGGGAAGGTGTTGATCGCCACCAGCACATGCGCGCCGCGCGCATGGGCATAGGCCACGCCCTCGGCCAGTTCCTCGCGGCTGAAGTTCAGGCCGGGGAAGTTGCGGGCGTTCGTCTCGTCGGCAAAGCCGCAATAGACCGTGTGCGCGCCGGCATCGACCGCTGCGCGCAAGGCTGCCGGGGTCCCGGCGGGGCAGACCAGTTCCATCATGGCGTCACCTCCTGCCGGGACAGGACCAGCCCGCTTTTGCGGGCGACGAGATCCGAGCCGCGGCGCAGCCAGCGGTCCAGCGGCCGGCCGGAAAGCGTCGCCAGTTCCTCGGTCAGGTCCAGTTCGGCATCGTCCAGCGCATTGCGCAGCGCCAGCACCGCCGAAGTGTCGCCGGAAATCTGCAGATCGCCGGAAAAGAACAGCGCATCGCCGTCCTCGGCGCCGTGCAGCATGGCGAGGAAGGCGGCCAGCCCGCCCCGGATCGCGGCGTCATGCGCCG contains these protein-coding regions:
- a CDS encoding peptidyl-prolyl cis-trans isomerase, which codes for MQMKPLLPPVVVNGVTIDPGRIAAEAQNHPAPKGKPGHAWRAAARALAVRELLLQEARARGIAAEPAELAPGQWETEEEAAIRALLDRAIRPEPADEAALAAHYAAHPEQFRAPSLYEAAHILFAAAPDDAPARAEARARAEAVLAELSAAPRRFAELAAHHSACSSKTAGGMLGQLSSGDTVPEFDAVLAGMEEGTLALAETRYGLHVIRLDARARGEVLPFAAVLPQLRQAHDKAAWLRASRAYVDRLVAGARISGVSFWRDGGI
- a CDS encoding nitrate reductase subunit alpha, producing the protein MSHLLDRLNFLKPARKDVFAEGHGQTTTENRDWEDTYRSRWRHDKIVRSTHGVNCTGSCSWKIYVKSGIVTWETQQTDYPRTRPDLPNHEPRGCARGASYSWYLYSANRVKTPLIRGRLMRLWREKRKTMTPIQAWTAIQTDPAARESYTRIRGKGGFVRATWDEATEIVAAANAYTARTYGPDRVFGFSPIPAMSMVSYAAGTRYLSLLGGTCMSFYDWYCDLPPASPQTWGEQTDVPESADWYNAGYLLLWGSNVPQTRTPDAHFYTEARYRGTKSAVICPDYSEAAKFGDIWLNAKQGTDAALGMAFGHVILREFHLDRQAEYFEDYCRRYSDMPMLVRLEERDGRLIPGRQLRASDFDGALGQANNPEWKTVAIDETTDRIVVPNGSVGFRWGEEGRWNLEQKAGGDEVRLKMSLVLDEDRDDVAGVDFPYFGGAATNGFAVDDRGAVLTRNVPVKRLTLANGEEALVATVFDLICANYGLDRGLGGGNVARDYDADVPFTPAWAERITGVRRDKIIQVAREFAANAEKTSGRSMVIIGAAMNHWFHMDMNYRAVINMLVMCGCVGQSGGGWAHYVGQEKLRPQTGWTALAFALDWARPPRHMNSTSAFYAHTDQWRYETVSAREILSPTAPAGDWDRLSLIDYNIRAERMGWLPSAPQLRQNPLEVGRAAKAEGIAVKDYVARELKSGRLEMSCEDPDAPENWPRNLFVWRSNLLGSSGKGHEYFLKHLLGTDHGVQGKDLGEEGGVKPVEAAWHDRAPEGKLDLLVTIDFRMSTTAVYADIVLPTASWYEKDDMNTSDMHPFIHPLQAAVDPAYESRTDWEIFKSIARKFSEIAPEVLGVETDVVQLPLQHDSPGEIAQPFVQDWKRGECELIPGKTAPAYIEVTRDYPNLYRRFTALGPLMEKLGNGGKGISWDTRDEVHHLQALNGRVTEEGPTKGMARIETAIDAAEVVLMLAPETNGEVAVKAWQALGRATGLDHKHLAEVKEDEKIRFRDIAAQPRKIISSPTWSGIESEEVCYNAGWTNVHELIPWRTVTGRQQLYQDHEWMRAFGEAFVTWRPPVDLKTIGADARKSLAAGEKHVVLNFLTPHQKWGIHSTYSDNLLMLTLNRGGPVVWISEIDAQKAGLVDNDWVEVFNSNGVIAARAVVSQRMKEGSMFMYHAQEKIVNTPGSQITGKRGGIHNSVTRIVLKPTHMIGGYAQLAYGFNYYGTVGANRDEFVIVRKMNKVDWLDQPATQATEAAE
- the narJ gene encoding nitrate reductase molybdenum cofactor assembly chaperone; the encoded protein is MKSFKALSALLSYPGEELIAALPEIDAVLHAEGLLGPKRMEELGQLLQELRQGDLYDLQERYVLLFDRSRSLSLNLFEHVHGEGRDRGGAMVDLLETYRAGGFDLAGSELPDHLPVLLEYLSTRPLPEAEALLADAAPILVALAERLTRRETAYAAVLAALVALVVTEPAELPEDLAAVPDDDPEDLAALDAVWEEAQVTFGPDPNAGCPVSRDILARMDAPRVPNPAQ
- a CDS encoding SCP2 domain-containing protein, with the translated sequence MTQRPALTPLLMRLPPPPLARRALGLALTAFLRRIAARRPAILSRLGPHGRARFLLDVSDGPFLLLMEPEARRLSAHSRRAPEPAHDAAIRGGLAAFLAMLHGAEDGDALFFSGDLQISGDTSAVLALRNALDDAELDLTEELATLSGRPLDRWLRRGSDLVARKSGLVLSRQEVTP
- the narI gene encoding respiratory nitrate reductase subunit gamma; translated protein: MNNFLFGIYPYIAITVMILGSIIRYDQDPFSWKSKSSQILRRRQFVIGSVLFHVGVLVIFFGHLVGLLTPIAVFDAIGISHGAKQVLAMTAGGIAGVMALVGGGMLLHRRLYDPRVRAHTTLADTGILVLLVAQLVLGLMTILVSMQHLDGHEMTLLMSWAQGIAYFRAGAAEHLANVHWLFKLHILLGLTIFLLFPFTRLVHMISAPLRYLWRPGYQIVRSRRHPAE
- a CDS encoding NnrS family protein, with amino-acid sequence MSTSERMRNYRGPVLFSYGFRPFFLLSALWAALAMAIWVAMLGGAEILPLAFDPFSWHAHEFLYGYLAGVIAGFLLTAVPNWTGRLPVMGTPLAGLVGLWLLGRVAVAASGLIDWRLVMLADLALGLALLAFLAREVLRGRNWRNLPVLALLGLFTAGNALFHLEAARGGAAFEGLGMRLGLAAALILIALIGGRIIPSFTRNWLAARGAGRLPAAFGRGDGAVLGLTALTLAGFVAAPDASAMPWLMLACGAAHLWRLARWQGAQTGAEPLLWVLHLAYALLALGFWAEAAAGFGLLAAAPARHVWLAGTIGLMTLAVMSRASLGHSGRALHAGRGTTALYLALLGSVALRLLAGLLPVQVWLLHLSGTLWLLAFGGFALLYLPVLAGPKIARKPVSGPGRTA
- a CDS encoding U32 family peptidase; protein product: MDLTVGPIAFFWNADQVRDFYRSLAETPVKRVVIGEWVCSKRLPFWQHEIPAAVEVLQAAGKEVALSTLTLITLKRERRQTAELFASGLPVEIADLTALEHLPEGAPFWVGPTVNVYNEGTLEWLASRGARRICLPPELPLDSVAHLARAGADAGVAVEVWGHGRAPLAISGRCYHARLHDRAKDSCQFVCAEDPDGRTVETLEGQPFLTVNGVQTLSYTHMSVAGQIGALREARIGALRLSPQPGDFTAVAGLYARLLDSGLSARDALADLRRIQPGAVFSQGFLEARAGAAACP
- a CDS encoding DUF2478 domain-containing protein encodes the protein MRLAYVSLPGRGANDRFLAAIAGRAQAAGLRLAGTVQTNPRREGRIKCDMDLRVLPDGPVLRISEDRGDGARGCRLDAGVLEAAVLGVAAALPGADLLLVNKFGKQESEGRGFAPLIAEALSRGIPVLAGVNGLNLPAFRAFADGIATPLPADEAMVLDWCRAACAPHPA
- a CDS encoding peptidase U32 family protein; translated protein: MELVCPAGTPAALRAAVDAGAHTVYCGFADETNARNFPGLNFSREELAEGVAYAHARGAHVLVAINTFPRAGDQTLWHRAVADAARLGADAVILADLGLIAHAAEAHPGLRLHLSVQAAAANPDAINFYARTFGIRRVVLPRVLSVEEITAINREIDVETEVFVFGGLCVMAEGRCSLSSYATGLSPNMNGVCSPASHVAYADVGGNHEARLGDFLIHRTPKGMPVPYPTLCKGCFTSPDGKGDSQTGHIFEDPVSLDATRLIPALQKAGVRALKIEGRQRSRAYVAQVVRAFRAAVEAAEQGAPMPEGLLARLTEGQAATTGAYAKTWR
- the narH gene encoding nitrate reductase subunit beta; translated protein: MKVRAQIGMVLNLDKCIGCHTCSVTCKNVWTSREGVEYAWFNNVETKPGIGYPKDWENQRRWNGGWVRTKSGHLQPRQGGKWRILANIFANPDLPEIDDFYEPFDFDYDHLKSAPEMQAFPTARPRSKISGQRMEKIEWGPNWEEILGGEFEKRSKDYNFEGVQKDIYGEYENTFMMYLPRLCEHCLNPACVASCPSGAIYKREEDGVVLIDQDKCRGWRMCVSGCPYKKIYYNWSTGKSEKCILCYPRLESGQPTVCSETCVGRIRYLGVMLYDADKIAEAAASESEMDLYDAQLGVFLDPNDPEVIAAARAEGVPEDWIRGAQKSPIWKMAMEWKIAFPLHPEYRTLPMVWYVPPLSPIQNAAEAGKIAAQDDMPDVRSLRIPLRYLANMLTAGDEAPVAAALERMLAMRSYMRSKTIDGVVNLGVAKRVGLTPQQIDEMYHLLAIANYEDRFVIPTTHREIVEDAYDLRGGCGFTDGHGCSSGNSPSLFGGKKFRSPQEFIA